Part of the Onthophagus taurus isolate NC chromosome 11, IU_Otau_3.0, whole genome shotgun sequence genome is shown below.
CACTTTAAAAGTTACGAGTCTATTCCTTATTTTccttttaggattttttttttattttacgtaTTTGACACAACTTTTACCGTTCTTGTGAAAAAagattacacaaaaaaaatctttttttgcaAGTTTCGTTTACATTGATTCCATTTGCTCAGTCAACTCTAGAATTGGACTTTCGCTGAGTGGCAACAGCGGAGGCCAAGCTGAAGATGGCAAGTGAGGTCcctaatttatatttattcattaaaaataaaggaatattaggttaattaatcattcatgctgttaatggtaacaaaataataaataaataataaaaagtaaatttttttaatgataaaataatacgttttttgtactaaaaattaaaaaggggacATCTCACAGATAAAAtaccataaataaattaaaaataggttttaattgtttaattctagattatttaatcttattgatttaattttaggaaCAACACatgttaaaacttaaaaataaaaacaagcaaatatcacacgaactttttaaaaggaattcattataattttcttagtaaaataaaatactattcCAGAAACGGtacagaaaataaataaactaaaataataaaccatgcaaaaaaaacacttttaacCTCCTACAAATGTACCTGATTCCATGTGGATGGAGTTTGCCAGGTTGTGGTTGGAGCTGTGGTTTCAGAGATTTGACAGGAACTCTGCAACGAATTTGGTAGGGCATTCCAAGCTTCGCCAGAACCCTCTACCAAGGCTTGGAAAGCCAATAAGTCTTTGCTCTCTGTATCGTTGAGGGGAGGTAAAGGAGGTAATACCGGCTGTTGTTGTGCAATTTTATAACTGGCTTGTCGCAACATTTGTCTTCTCATAATCGGGAGTTCGTTATTCCCGCTTGGAACTTGATGCGACATCGCGCATTGTTTTTGTAAGATTTGGCGTTTTTGCTGTAACAGGCGATGTTGCATAGCAGTTTGTAAATGTAAAGGTTGTTCCGTGTAACTAAAATTATCTGGTAAACTAATTCGCTTATTGCCTCTACTCGGCTGCAAATATTGGTTGTGCTGTTTTTGACGTTGCGAAATCTCATCGGGATGTTCCCTCGCTTGATATTGAGATTGTAATCGTTGCGCCTCCCTTTGCACCAAATGCATATCTAAAACCCCTTTcgttttacaattttcgttcAACTTTTGTGAGTTAAACGCGATTACAGCACCCCCCGCTTCCACAACTTGTTGCGCAACCAACCCATCACTAGCTCTGCGACCTTCACGAAAATCGACGGGGCTTCGTGTTAAAGCCCTCGAAGCTTTATAACTCGACATATGCACCAGAGGATTTTGTTTATTGTGCATCATTAAAGCTGCCGCTCTAGCGTTTATTGAATATCCAGGAATAGGTGATGAAATCGCACTGGAACTCGTTAAAACCGGCTCTGGAAGTGTGCGTTCCTGAGTTGTGCAACTAGGCAAACTACTTGTGAGCTCGCTCGACTCTGAAAGAGGATATTCTAAGCTTTCAAAGTTACTGTCACAACTAAGGTTTTGTGAAAGACTTTTTGATGCGTTAAAATTTGCCGCAACGCCGCTCGATGAACTCGAAGATGCGTAACTTAATCTGGGGGTGTGATCTTCCACATCCGTTTCAACTCCTTCATCCGTTGAACTTGAGTATTGAGTTTGAATCTCACCGCTTCTATAACTtctgaaacaaatttaaaatattaacaaccGTTTCGTCGTTAATTTTAGAAGGTAACTTAATTACCTTCTAAACTCCATTTTTTCGACTTAATAATCCCAATTACCCATTGAATAcaagtgaaaaaaaataaagtgaatGGACTaaaaaagatagaaaaaaaaaacaaaacgttcATGCAGGATTaggataataaaattatttacccAGAACAAAATCTGCTTAATGATCCTTTAGTATCGCCATCTAAACTGGTAGTTGCGGAACACATGGCTGTTTGCATAAAAGAATAAGTGTGAACGTGATTTGCAAAATCTCGAAATGGTGGCACTTCGCTTCCGGTTGGAAGAGGAACTGGAGTTTGTTGAAGTGTAGACATTAATTTCGAAGCTTCCGTAGATATATTAAAACTAGCATTACTAGCttgttgtaaaatttttaatgcatCCTCACTAGTAGTAGCCGATAATAACTTTGCAGCATCAATACCATGCGAAGGAATAGAGGGTGGTGATTCACAATTTCGTGGTGATGAATTCAATTTACTATTGCTAGCAGTTGGGGCCGTCGATGAATGCAATAACCTTCGACAATCTTCACTAGTACTTGCTCTATTAATTTTCCTCATCGCTTGTTCCGCTATATTCGAAGGTCTACGTCGAACTTCTCTCGTTCCTTGATTTTCACCGCTAATCAAttgatttcttaatttatCCAAGAGAAGATAATAAATAGCTGCGTAATGATCGTAACTACCCAAACGGATCGACTCCCTTGTTTTGGAACTATCAATACCCAAACTTTGcattaaccttaaaatttgctcaCTCGGTTGGGCATTAGTTACTGGGACGGATGGAGGTAAACTTGGTGGTACCTCAACTTGCATCCAACGATGTCTTTTTATTTGAGCGACACAGTACCTTTTTGATGGTTCCAATACAAGCATTTTTCTAATCAGAGATTCACAAtctgaaaataaatcaattatttattaatctaatcattcatttttataaaaaaaatactttttttcagaaataatttaaataatagattATGTTATTATATCAGGTCGACATTCTTTGGTTGATGATAAAGttaatttgaagttttttgaGATGGGATACATAATCAAGATGTAGCTCAacataatatgaaaattgcaGTATCATGCAATTTGTACTCGTGGAAATTTATAAGAAATCTGGTGTCAAGAAGCATCCCGTATTTTTGACCTCATAGAATCGAACAAGAAAACCTTAAGGTTGCTGGTCAGCACCTAATAAGATATCAAacaaattagaagaattcctGGTGATTCCCAACTTAGTACGTTGTCCATGGAACGACATTTAACTTCCAACGGAGTTGTGTCCACCATTTGATAACGAAAAAGTAAACGAGGAGATGAGAGTAAAGGGTGATTCGGTGGCAGAAACTTAATGCTATGGACGAGGGATTGGAGAAAGTAAACTTGCTTCAGCAATTATGGGGGAAAACGTGGAAGGAACTAGAAAGTATGCAATACAGGTCTTGAAGAAGGAATGAGTTACTGAAATTCCAACTAATTCCAAAAATACAGAGAGGGACAACATTGAATTAGGGATAAATACTGTGTACTAATAACAGGATGATAATGCTTGATAACAAGAGCTATTATGTAGAGAGTAGAAATATGGGGACGTAAAGCGACCAGATATTGGAGGTGGGTATTGAGGTTGGCTAAGGAGATTCGGGGGTTTATACTCAgagaagaaatgaaaatagaTAAGGGGAGGGTGGAGGCGGAAGTACTTGATAGCAGAGGGAGATGAGGTTGGTGACCAGATTTAGGTGTGGTAACGAAAAGAGGGTTAATAGATATTAGATAAACGATGAGGAGAGGAGTTATAGACTGTGTGGGGAGAGCTGGGAGTCTTTAAACTATCTGCTGGTAGAGTGTGATGAGTTGAGGAACCAGGTGATGGAGGAGAAGGCCAAAGGGAGGAAATGGGGGATATGATGGCAGCGAGGAGACGTAGAGAGGCGAAACGGTCGATTATCTCCTGAAGTAAGATAGCTAgcgaaaaatgttaagatacaaaagttttagttcATATAGCACATCATAAACTTAAACTTAACCATTTTCGAGATGTTGAACTTGTTTGGAGTGGCTTTATTGGTGGACACAACATTAATAGACGAAAATTTGACCGCTGAAATGAACCGTTTAGACAATTATTTCCGAGCAATAACAATCCCAATTTACCACCAGAAGAAAtatggtttcaacaagatggggcGAAGATATGGGGATGAAAAGAGACTAGATATTGGAGGTGGGTGTTGAGGTTGGCTAAGGAGATTCGGGGGTACAGTCGTGATCTTGGGAAATGCACACTCAAGGTCAAGCGCTGTTCTGAGATCCGACATGCCGCTGGCTAAAAAGGCTGAGCCGAGCGCCCACGAGTCAAGAGCTTCGTGTGCGCTCGGCTGAGCCCGTTTAGCCAGCAGCATGTCGGATCTCACAACAGCGCTTGACCTTGAGTGTGCATTTCCCAAGATCACGACTGTACATAGTCAGAGAAGAACTGAAAATAGATAAGGGGAGACACTAGATTTTggataaaactatttttgctATCAATTGGCTGCTtaaaattgcatatttttgcGAAGATCAATAATCCTAATTTAACACTTCAAGGCAAACAGGTAAATGTATTAACTGctaacgaaaaaatttttgatttcaagaaaaaaatagaattttggATAATTTGTGTGCGCTTCAATGAATATGATTACTTCCCAACTATAAGACTTTTTTGAAGAGGAAAAGATTGAAATAGGGCATTGTAGACATTTATTGAATAAGTTCTTCAACACCTGAAAGGCTTAAGTGAAgcttttaatgaatattttccgAACGACAGGCAGATTAAATATCTACAAGATCTGtggattaaaaaatcatttattatcaatacacaaccatttttgtattaattttgaaagtactttttgaagcaaataaatattatttaaaataactctaaTTTATGTTGCGAATTATTTACTTGTACATTCATTGCATTAAAatctttcattaaaaaaattgaatgatGCCAGGGGTTCCATAATAACTCATCAAAAAGTTTAAGAAACGCTGGTCTATCCTATCAACACTACCCATTGTCAAATTACAGTCCATCGCAACATTGGGATTGCTTACTGTTGTATTCCTCTTTGTAGTTTCCACAGAATTGGTACAAAGATTATGTCCCGTTGATCTTTCCATCTGACTTTTCCTATTCTTATCTATTTAGTGTAAAACGAGAAGATCTGCCAATTCAACggaagaataaaaattatcgatgttTAGACAGTAAAGATTACATATAATTATAATGGTTTCACtagtttcattattatttgCGTTAACATAGGCAAATGGCTATATTGAGACTtgcccaacccaacccaaaataACCAaacctaacccaacccaacataaccaaacctaacccaacccaacataaccaaacctaacccaacccaacataACCAAacttaacccaacccaacccaatcatCCTTTGTACAATATAAGACTTTTGTGAATTATTACGAAAGGTATTCAAGATGTTTAAGTGGTTAAGGAGTGTTTGAAGAGCAGGTGAGATATGAAAATAGAGTTATTGATAATCAAATCGATTGTGCATCTTGGACTCCATCCTATATattcttgttttaaaagatttctAAATCTGTTATTCCTGCTGATTGATAGGGAATtttatctttgataataaCGAGAATCAGTTtataacaaatcaaaataaaattaatcaaagtGGCCGATATTTCTAacatacattaaatttaaaaatgtcattaaATTAGGTTATTCAtcaatcattatttttattcgtttcaaaaaaattcaaaatcttaattatggaagatgaaaaaaattaaatgtcctCCTCTCCCCCTCCCTATTTTCCGAAAACGAACGGTTGATATCGATGAATCTGATGATTGCGTTGGATGTTCTTCCTTAGTAATTAATGGGAGACTCACAAGTTATGTGCTTAGAGTTCCAGATCGTAAAGAAgcgttaaatttttttaaaaacgtctTAGGAATGCAGGTTTTAAGGCACGAGGAATTCGCATCTGGGTGTGGACCGGCATGTAGGGGTTTTTGCGGGACGCTTTGGAGTAAAACAATGGTCGGGTATGGGCCGGAAGATAGATTTTTCGCGTTTGAAATCGTGTACAGttataataacgaaaattacGATGTAGGAAATGATTTGTGTAGTATAACCATTAAAGGATGTGAATGTTTGAAACAAGCGGCGAAGAATAATTGGTCTGTAAGTGAAGGGAACGTATTAGTTTCGCCGGGTggatacaaatttattatagtTCAAGAGCCTTTACCAAGACTTTACGACCCtatacaaaaaattactttaaacaCTACCAATATGAAACAAACGGTGAAATATTGGAACGGGGTTTTAGGGTTAAACATATGTTCTTTGGatcataaaaagaaattatgcggattttctttcaaaaacaaCGCATTTATCCTGGaatttcaagaaatcgattCAAATATATCTCACGCAGACACTTTTGGAAGATTAACTTTTACTTGTCCTTTATCTCAACTATCCAAAATAGAACGAAACATAACCCATTCGAAACATAAAATCATCACCCCGCTTACCACTGTTAAATCAAACGATAAAGAATTATATCGCATAATTGTTTTAGCAGACCCAGACGATCACGAACATTGCTTTTACGACGAATTATCATACAAAAGAATATCGAAATATAACCCTGAAGCAAACGCTATAGTTAATCGATATATTGAGTTAGAAAGTGGTTCAGCAACGAAAGAAACTTCAATTGACGATAAACCCGAAACAAAATCGGAAGAAACAAAAACTGACACAACAGAAGTTGTACAAGAAGACACTCAAACAACACAAATTGAAGATGAACCTATTCAAATACAACCagatgaaataataattatccCAAATGAACCAATCGACGTAGaacaagaaaatgaagaacagtcacataatacattaaaaaCTCTAAGTAACACAAGTCCAATTTATAGATTAGAAGATTTTCAAGCCGATGAAAACCTCCCAAATGAACCAATCGACGTAGaacaagaaaatgaaaaaagtacagATAAGGAATTAAAAACTCCAAGTAACACAAGTCCAATTTCTATATTAGAAGATTTTCAAGCCGATGATAACATCCCAAATAAAGCAACCGACGCCGACGtagaacaacaagaaaatgaagaaaatacagataaagaaataaaaactccAAGTAACACAAGCCCGACTCCtaaattaaatgatattaaatcggatgaaaatttcccaactGACGTTAAATTAGAgttagaaaatgaagaagaacaACGGGGAAAACACACAAACCCTTCTATTTTGCCATTAACGGATGGTGATGATATCCCTCCATTGGAAGATACAATAAACGTCGATGAAGAAAGCAAAATACCTGAAACGGCCGATGCAACACTTGAAAAAAGAGCAACTCTTCAAATAAAAACAGAAGCTTCCCCACCGGTACCAATGACACAACCTGGAAATACACCTCAAGAAGTTTCATATTGGGCTACAACCGATACTGTAGAAACGGAtgaaaaagttgaaaatacGAACCAGAAAGGGTCTAAAGAAAGTGTTCTATCTGAAAGTAAAATGACTCCAAAGTAAAATGAcaccaaaataaaatttaaaaaaaaataagctgtattttgtaatttaatttctttaaaataaattgtatttaatttaatagtaTGACTTGTTGTTCTTACCGGAACTCATAAAATAAGGAATCCGGAATCGGCCGGATAGGACTCTATCACGAAGGGCTTGGAGAGAACAACCGTCGAAAGGTAGGGCTCCGCATACTAAAACGTATAGGACAACCCCTAAACTctgaaatgataaaaaatgaaaatgataagaatatgcaaaataaaaattttttttatggttttaacTTACCCAAATATCAATTTCCGGACCGGTGTACTTTTTGCCCTCGAAAACTTCTGGCGCTGCGTAAGGTGGGGAACCACACCATGTAGATAGTTGTCCCccggttttaaaataattcgaGAACCCGAAATcggcaattttaattttattgttactgTCTAAGAGGAGGTTTTCAGCCTggaaaattacaattttgatatacaattttataaaaatgtgtttaaaaaaatagttctcATCAATTATTTGGAATCAaggattaattttgttaaggTTATGAATATATTtactaaattgttttttaatgaagtaaaatttctcattttctttaaaaccagtTTCGAAGAGatgtgtggctaaatccgaaagtttctagttctagatctagtgttagttctaatgctagtgctAATTGTACATTGAttattgtacatttttattgaagtaaaagtagaactaacactagacctagaagtagaatctTAAGTTTGGTATACCTACCGAGAATTTAGAATGAACCAATTTATCACACCAACggtaatgttaaatttttgtatggtTGAGCTACCCGAGCTTTATATGTACGCTTCTGCTTGCAGTATGTAGTCCTCTGACAGCATTATCTAATCATTTTctaacagtatctagtcatTTCCAGCAGTACCTAACCTTCTATTAGCAATGTCTAATCTTGCAAGAGCAGAATATAGTTTTCTGCCATCAGTATTCAgtttgcaagcagtatctactCATCTATTATCAGTATATACTCATCTATTCGCAGTATCTACTCATCCATTAGCAATATCTACGCAGAAACAAAAACTGACACTTTATTGgataagtatttatttatacaaagtTGATTCGTAACCGTAAAACGTAAGTTTGGTATACCGAGAATTTGGTATGAACAAATTTATCACACCCACAGTAATgcaaaatctttttatggttGAACTACCCGAGCTTTATATAACACTATGTACGCTTCTGTTTGCAGTATGTAGTCCTCTGCCAGTATTACCTAATCATTTCCCAACTGTATCTAGTCATTTTCCAGCAGTACCTAATCTTCTATTAGCAATGTCTAATCCTGCAAGAGCAGAATATAGTTTTCTGCCATCAGTATTCAgtttgcaagcagtatctactcatctattagcagtatctaCTCATTTATTAGCAGTATCTACTCATCTGGTAGCAGTATCCAGTAGATATTTTTCGATACcacgtttaaatttaaaaatttttcgccattaaaaaaattaaaacaagattGACCAAAATGGCCGATTTTCAAATCTACCAACatcaaataatcaaaattactaaaaagatttgattaatatcatttttaaagtgaTTATATcgtaatttcattaattaatattttcaattcgtcgtattaaatttttcattaattgatTTACATTAAAAGATTGTAAACTCAACCtacataacttaaaaataatttttttttgagataatataAACAAGATTAAGgttatttatcacaaaatacATGCAATATTACTTTATCGAAATGGTGTCGATATTGGTCATTAGACCTAGTAGTAAGTATCGATCGAACTCCATAAATTTCCCGACGTCGAACCAAACAAGTGTACTCGAGATATCGCCTATCTACCTATACTCGggtaaaaatactaaaaaaagaaCCAAAAAGGTGTTTGTCGTTGCGAAAATTTTTGGGACAAAAACTTTTGATGTTTCCCTCTATTTTTGATTAACGGGTTTGTTTTGAAAGTTTGAGTAATAATTTAGTGTTACCGCAGGAAATCGTTTATCAAACTGAAAAACCGAAATCCGATttcgtttaaaaagtttagttCAAAGTATCCAATCATTTTTGTTCCGTTAGTTGattttgtatctttttttcttttgatttttttttgtctagTTTATTCCGCTGTGTGACGCTGCCGTCGGTTTCAGCATCGATCCTACCCCTCGAAATGACGTCATCGTGTTTCAGCGTAGGTGGTGAGTTAGGTCGGACTCGCGCGAATTGAAAAGAGAAGAAGGATAGAGGATGAACTAAAACTTTACGATTAAGGGTGGTTTGATGAGAACAATACgaacaaacaaacaaaaaaagaactcaagacgatttttttacctttaaaTCTCGATGTACGATATTACGACTATGACAATATTCAACCGCAGACAAAATTTGCCAAAACTTTCCTCTTGCTTGTTCTTCAGTCATCCTACCATACCGCGCTATGTAATctgtaaagattttttttcttataaaagaatttaattttagaacttatttttaattaaaaagttaaaggagatttttttttgatagttAAGTTTGGTTTAGATGACAGAAAAGCGTAACCTTGATTTCGGTACGCGTTGGTAGCCTCGGTGTGATGCTCTTTCTAAATATACCGCCATTTGGCGGGCGGCCAACTTGTCGCCTAAATAGTCGGGTaagaatcaaaagaaaataaaaaaaaggggaaaacacaaatttaatagGGAAAAATTCAACTGGTGTATGAATTTGTTAATCAGATAATTTAGTACTTACCAAAAATTTCTCCTTGACTTGCATATTCCGATactaaa
Proteins encoded:
- the LOC111427874 gene encoding serine/threonine-protein kinase SIK2 isoform X2 produces the protein MGERDRVTKTAIRVGFYDIERTIGKGNFAVVKLARHRITKTEVAIKIIDKSQLDASNLQKVYREVDIMKRLDHPHIIKLYQVMETKNMIYLVSEYASQGEIFDYIARYGRMTEEQARGKFWQILSAVEYCHSRNIVHRDLKAENLLLDSNNKIKIADFGFSNYFKTGGQLSTWCGSPPYAAPEVFEGKKYTGPEIDIWSLGVVLYVLVCGALPFDGCSLQALRDRVLSGRFRIPYFMSSDCESLIRKMLVLEPSKRYCVAQIKRHRWMQVEVPPSLPPSVPVTNAQPSEQILRLMQSLGIDSSKTRESIRLGSYDHYAAIYYLLLDKLRNQLISGENQGTREVRRRPSNIAEQAMRKINRASTSEDCRRLLHSSTAPTASNSKLNSSPRNCESPPSIPSHGIDAAKLLSATTSEDALKILQQASNASFNISTEASKLMSTLQQTPVPLPTGSEVPPFRDFANHVHTYSFMQTAMCSATTSLDGDTKGSLSRFCSGYRSGEIQTQYSSSTDEGVETDVEDHTPRLSYASSSSSSGVAANFNASKSLSQNLSCDSNFESLEYPLSESSELTSSLPSCTTQERTLPEPVLTSSSAISSPIPGYSINARAAALMMHNKQNPLVHMSSYKASRALTRSPVDFREGRRASDGLVAQQVVEAGGAVIAFNSQKLNENCKTKGVLDMHLVQREAQRLQSQYQAREHPDEISQRQKQHNQYLQPSRGNKRISLPDNFSYTEQPLHLQTAMQHRLLQQKRQILQKQCAMSHQVPSGNNELPIMRRQMLRQASYKIAQQQPVLPPLPPLNDTESKDLLAFQALVEGSGEAWNALPNSLQSSCQISETTAPTTTWQTPSTWNQGPHLPSSAWPPLLPLSESPILELTEQMESM
- the LOC111427874 gene encoding serine/threonine-protein kinase SIK2 isoform X1; translation: MGERDRVTKTAIRVGFYDIERTIGKGNFAVVKLARHRITKTEVAIKIIDKSQLDASNLQKVYREVDIMKRLDHPHIIKLYQVMETKNMIYLVSEYASQGEIFDYIARYGRMTEEQARGKFWQILSAVEYCHSRNIVHRDLKAENLLLDSNNKIKIADFGFSNYFKTGGQLSTWCGSPPYAAPEVFEGKKYTGPEIDIWSLGVVLYVLVCGALPFDGCSLQALRDRVLSGRFRIPYFMSSDCESLIRKMLVLEPSKRYCVAQIKRHRWMQVEVPPSLPPSVPVTNAQPSEQILRLMQSLGIDSSKTRESIRLGSYDHYAAIYYLLLDKLRNQLISGENQGTREVRRRPSNIAEQAMRKINRASTSEDCRRLLHSSTAPTASNSKLNSSPRNCESPPSIPSHGIDAAKLLSATTSEDALKILQQASNASFNISTEASKLMSTLQQTPVPLPTGSEVPPFRDFANHVHTYSFMQTAMCSATTSLDGDTKGSLSRFCSGSYRSGEIQTQYSSSTDEGVETDVEDHTPRLSYASSSSSSGVAANFNASKSLSQNLSCDSNFESLEYPLSESSELTSSLPSCTTQERTLPEPVLTSSSAISSPIPGYSINARAAALMMHNKQNPLVHMSSYKASRALTRSPVDFREGRRASDGLVAQQVVEAGGAVIAFNSQKLNENCKTKGVLDMHLVQREAQRLQSQYQAREHPDEISQRQKQHNQYLQPSRGNKRISLPDNFSYTEQPLHLQTAMQHRLLQQKRQILQKQCAMSHQVPSGNNELPIMRRQMLRQASYKIAQQQPVLPPLPPLNDTESKDLLAFQALVEGSGEAWNALPNSLQSSCQISETTAPTTTWQTPSTWNQGPHLPSSAWPPLLPLSESPILELTEQMESM